In Bacteriovorax stolpii, a single genomic region encodes these proteins:
- a CDS encoding heme-dependent oxidative N-demethylase subunit alpha family protein — MSTNDPKFFPIEKGEYVVAPGLRSLGHDFGNGDFDQKVFLISSKFKEYRQNKLECRAERLSKYFCIKDLSAERVNVLARFLIEELVKEYPQYFIFRDQVLECVHTGDRLIVDNNFDFLSFHSIDPISPPVEHILDALSLQVEEDIAMVCRSVDGENVKDHLGLLHLCSPSHWSAEDKIGMNFFDIHVPIPGIDKINRVADKLVETMINKGPYVRFIWSFVTDQRLNHHPTPPPGIDPVAWKGRSFNEDAAIPFYFRIERQVMWGFPHVDASLFTIGVTFMSGLEVKNNPYQRDQLISALKSMSPESRVYKGVAGCFDQLISWLES, encoded by the coding sequence ATGAGCACTAATGACCCCAAATTCTTCCCGATTGAGAAAGGCGAATATGTTGTCGCTCCCGGACTGCGCTCGCTGGGCCATGACTTTGGCAACGGAGATTTCGATCAGAAGGTCTTTCTCATTTCTTCTAAATTTAAAGAATACCGCCAAAACAAACTAGAGTGCCGTGCTGAAAGGCTTTCAAAGTATTTTTGCATTAAGGACTTAAGTGCTGAGCGCGTGAATGTGCTGGCGCGATTTTTAATCGAAGAATTAGTCAAAGAATACCCACAATATTTTATTTTTAGAGACCAGGTTCTGGAGTGCGTGCACACCGGTGATCGATTAATCGTCGATAATAATTTTGATTTTTTAAGCTTTCATTCAATCGATCCAATTTCTCCTCCAGTTGAACACATTCTCGATGCGCTCTCACTGCAAGTGGAAGAAGATATCGCGATGGTGTGCCGAAGTGTTGATGGAGAAAATGTAAAAGATCATCTCGGTTTACTTCACCTGTGTAGTCCAAGTCATTGGTCAGCGGAAGATAAAATTGGAATGAATTTTTTTGATATTCATGTGCCGATTCCCGGAATTGATAAAATTAACCGCGTGGCCGACAAATTGGTCGAGACCATGATCAATAAAGGGCCTTACGTGCGCTTTATCTGGAGTTTTGTCACTGATCAAAGACTCAATCACCATCCGACACCTCCGCCTGGTATTGACCCGGTGGCGTGGAAGGGAAGAAGTTTTAACGAAGACGCTGCCATTCCTTTTTACTTCAGGATTGAGAGGCAAGTGATGTGGGGATTTCCTCATGTGGATGCTTCACTTTTTACTATCGGTGTGACTTTTATGTCGGGGCTGGAAGTGAAAAACAATCCTTATCAAAGGGATCAACTTATCTCTGCCCTTAAATCAATGTCGCCGGAAAGCCGTGTTTATAAAGGTGTTGCCGGGTGTTTTGATCAATTGATTTCTTGGTTAGAGAGTTAA
- a CDS encoding thermonuclease family protein, whose protein sequence is MKIVLSLFLLLSFQAIEAKTIAGKVISIHDGDTLTFLPSETPTKKAKLRLMGVDTPEIDFNGATQGESAEMARDYLKSMLPLNSTIQIELSDKNMDSNNRYLGQIIYNGVDLNLEMLKAGWGALYFIYPYDKKIFVKYSEAALIASENKVGIYSDKFSHNPLPYIFRQEGKGVPGTNMVGNFKTKKLFSPEDIDSVPHYNRVFFSNESSAFGQGFSW, encoded by the coding sequence TTGAAAATAGTTCTTTCATTATTTCTATTATTATCTTTTCAGGCGATCGAAGCAAAAACGATCGCCGGAAAAGTTATCAGCATTCACGATGGCGATACACTGACATTTCTGCCAAGTGAGACTCCAACCAAAAAAGCGAAGCTTCGCCTGATGGGTGTCGATACTCCGGAAATTGATTTTAACGGAGCGACTCAAGGCGAGAGTGCCGAGATGGCCCGCGATTACTTAAAGAGTATGCTGCCGCTTAATTCGACGATTCAAATTGAACTCTCTGATAAAAACATGGACTCTAACAACCGCTACCTGGGGCAGATCATCTATAATGGTGTGGATTTGAACCTGGAAATGTTAAAAGCAGGATGGGGCGCTCTTTATTTCATTTATCCATACGACAAAAAAATCTTTGTTAAATACAGTGAGGCCGCTCTCATCGCTTCAGAAAACAAAGTGGGGATTTATTCTGATAAATTCTCTCACAACCCGCTTCCCTATATTTTCCGTCAGGAAGGAAAGGGAGTTCCGGGAACTAATATGGTTGGGAACTTCAAGACAAAAAAACTTTTTTCACCTGAAGATATCGACTCAGTTCCACATTACAACCGTGTTTTCTTTTCGAATGAAAGCTCTGCTTTTGGACAGGGATTTAGCTGGTAA
- the msrA gene encoding peptide-methionine (S)-S-oxide reductase MsrA translates to MKKLILLSSFIFTFSLHAEVATFAAGCFWGTEEFFRKIPGVQKTEVGYTGGKTSNPKYDEMHDGHTGHAESVEITFDPKVVSYEFLLDQFFKMHDPTTLNRQGNDEGNQYRSAIFTHGPEQMKKALAFKNKVDQSKAWKKPVVTEITEAKKFWRAEEYHQKYLVKNPGGYDNHYLRQISFETKKK, encoded by the coding sequence ATGAAAAAACTCATACTACTTAGTTCGTTTATCTTCACTTTTTCCCTGCATGCAGAAGTCGCCACTTTTGCGGCCGGATGTTTTTGGGGAACAGAAGAGTTCTTTAGAAAAATCCCAGGAGTTCAAAAAACAGAGGTGGGCTATACAGGTGGAAAAACATCCAACCCAAAGTACGATGAAATGCACGATGGCCACACAGGGCACGCTGAAAGCGTAGAGATTACTTTTGATCCAAAAGTTGTGAGTTATGAATTTCTCTTGGATCAATTTTTTAAAATGCACGACCCGACAACTCTCAATCGTCAGGGCAACGACGAAGGAAACCAATACCGTTCAGCAATCTTTACTCATGGGCCTGAGCAGATGAAAAAAGCACTGGCCTTTAAAAATAAAGTGGATCAATCAAAGGCGTGGAAAAAACCAGTGGTGACCGAGATCACAGAAGCTAAAAAATTCTGGCGGGCAGAGGAATATCACCAGAAGTACCTGGTGAAAAATCCTGGAGGATACGACAACCACTACCTGCGCCAGATTTCCTTTGAGACTAAAAAGAAATAA
- the map gene encoding type I methionyl aminopeptidase, translating into MTIETKEDIEKLKVIGKIVADALKLMMSEAKVGMTTKELDDIGAKYLVDHGANSAPLITYKFPGATCISVNEEIAHGIPGERALKDGDIINIDVSAEKDGYFADTGGSFVLGQSTADQKRVMKATREALNAAMEVARAGAPLNLIGKAIEKVARKHKLKIIENLGSHGVGRALHEEPGFIASYYDPDDHRTLHEGQVITIEPFLSTKSNWVEESNDGWTLYCEEGNIAAQYEHTMIITKHRPLIVTA; encoded by the coding sequence ATGACGATTGAAACCAAAGAAGACATTGAAAAATTAAAAGTGATCGGAAAAATTGTGGCCGACGCTCTTAAGCTTATGATGAGTGAAGCTAAAGTGGGAATGACGACAAAAGAGCTTGATGATATCGGAGCGAAGTATTTAGTCGATCACGGAGCAAACTCTGCTCCCCTCATCACTTATAAATTTCCTGGGGCCACCTGCATTTCAGTCAATGAAGAAATTGCTCACGGTATTCCCGGAGAGCGCGCTTTAAAGGACGGCGACATCATCAACATTGATGTCTCTGCCGAAAAAGACGGCTACTTTGCCGATACGGGCGGATCGTTTGTTTTAGGGCAATCAACTGCTGATCAAAAACGCGTGATGAAAGCAACCAGAGAAGCTCTGAATGCGGCCATGGAAGTGGCACGCGCAGGTGCACCTTTAAATCTTATCGGTAAGGCCATTGAGAAAGTGGCCCGCAAACACAAATTAAAAATTATTGAAAACCTTGGCTCACACGGTGTAGGCCGCGCCCTTCACGAAGAACCAGGCTTTATTGCCAGCTATTATGATCCGGATGATCACCGCACTCTTCATGAGGGTCAAGTTATTACGATTGAGCCGTTTTTATCGACGAAATCAAACTGGGTTGAAGAATCTAATGATGGCTGGACACTTTACTGTGAAGAAGGAAACATTGCTGCTCAATACGAGCACACAATGATTATCACGAAACACAGACCTCTGATTGTCACGGCCTGA
- a CDS encoding PhoX family protein, giving the protein MKVFSGSRRDFLKFTGRGAALFLAASCASPLEQLAKTSPTRLLELSPSIEDDLKLAPGFSSKVLISWGDKINKDNDTFGFNNDYIAYIPLEGLKDEGLMWVNHEYVHPLFVSGHIIDDSYTRKTKDQATEEMKAVGGSIIHIKKQNDQWVVKTDSPYNRRLDAFTPIPFSQGLEVYGSKTAIGTLANCAGGVTPWNTYLTCEENYQNFFGEAVYEKNDNRIFQNAKWQMGWDIHYSHPPEHYGWVVEIEPKTGVAKKLVSLGRFSHEGACTIRARDGRVVVYMGDDANDECFYKFISDSTDSLDSGTLYVANLESGKWIPLDMSNPILKKKFKNQTELLIRTREAAHLVGATKLDRPEDCEIDPITGHIYLNCTNNVPAGRPYGSIHKFIEKNNDYTSLEFESSIFLFGGEKSKISCPDNLAFDKKGNLWVTNDISEDEIGQGAYKPFGNNALFYIPMSGQYQGVAFRVAQAPNDAELTGPFFSDDGRTLFLSVQHPGAKTKDLKNLTSHWPNGGNEIPRPSVVAIKIPDFL; this is encoded by the coding sequence ATGAAAGTTTTCAGCGGAAGCCGCAGGGATTTTTTAAAGTTTACTGGCCGTGGTGCTGCCCTTTTTCTGGCAGCCTCATGTGCTTCTCCTCTAGAGCAACTGGCCAAGACCTCTCCGACTCGCCTCCTAGAGCTTTCTCCAAGTATTGAAGACGATTTAAAACTAGCGCCTGGCTTTTCGTCAAAAGTTTTAATTAGCTGGGGAGATAAAATCAATAAGGACAACGACACCTTTGGTTTTAACAACGACTACATCGCTTACATTCCACTAGAAGGGTTAAAAGATGAAGGCCTAATGTGGGTTAACCATGAGTATGTGCATCCACTTTTTGTCAGCGGTCACATCATTGATGACAGCTATACAAGAAAGACAAAAGATCAGGCCACTGAAGAAATGAAGGCCGTTGGTGGAAGTATCATCCACATCAAAAAACAAAATGACCAATGGGTAGTCAAAACGGACTCTCCTTATAACCGCAGACTAGATGCCTTCACTCCAATTCCTTTTTCGCAGGGGCTGGAAGTTTACGGAAGTAAAACAGCGATCGGTACACTGGCCAACTGTGCCGGAGGAGTCACTCCATGGAATACTTATTTAACGTGTGAAGAAAACTATCAAAACTTTTTTGGTGAAGCCGTTTACGAAAAAAATGATAATAGAATTTTTCAAAATGCCAAATGGCAAATGGGTTGGGATATTCATTACTCTCATCCACCAGAGCACTATGGATGGGTGGTTGAAATTGAACCCAAAACAGGAGTTGCAAAAAAGCTGGTAAGCCTTGGACGCTTTTCTCACGAAGGGGCCTGCACTATCCGCGCCCGTGATGGACGTGTGGTTGTTTACATGGGCGATGACGCTAACGATGAGTGTTTCTACAAATTTATTTCTGACTCTACAGACTCTCTGGATTCAGGAACTCTTTATGTAGCAAACTTAGAAAGTGGAAAATGGATTCCACTCGATATGAGCAATCCGATTCTAAAAAAGAAATTTAAAAATCAAACAGAGCTCTTAATCAGAACAAGAGAGGCGGCTCACTTAGTTGGAGCAACAAAATTAGACAGACCGGAAGATTGCGAGATTGATCCAATCACTGGACATATCTACTTAAACTGCACCAACAATGTCCCTGCCGGAAGGCCTTATGGCTCCATTCACAAGTTCATTGAAAAAAATAACGACTACACTTCTTTAGAATTTGAATCGTCTATCTTCCTATTTGGCGGAGAGAAATCGAAAATCAGCTGCCCGGATAACCTGGCCTTTGATAAAAAAGGAAACCTATGGGTGACCAACGACATTTCTGAAGATGAAATCGGACAAGGTGCTTATAAACCTTTTGGGAACAATGCACTTTTTTATATTCCAATGAGCGGTCAATACCAAGGAGTCGCTTTTAGAGTTGCACAAGCTCCAAACGATGCGGAACTGACAGGGCCATTTTTTAGTGACGATGGACGCACACTCTTTTTAAGTGTTCAACATCCGGGTGCAAAAACAAAAGACTTAAAGAATCTAACCAGCCACTGGCCGAATGGAGGCAATGAAATACCAAGGCCTTCGGTTGTGGCAATTAAGATTCCTGACTTTCTTTAA
- a CDS encoding FKBP-type peptidyl-prolyl cis-trans isomerase: MSVAELVITDTLIGEGLEPSKGALVFAHYEGFLEDGTKFDSSHEKGKPFQFVFGVGRVIKGWDQGLVGMKVGGKRTLHVPAHLAYGERQIGAFIKPHSNLIFHIELLEVRPRE; the protein is encoded by the coding sequence GTGAGCGTTGCTGAACTTGTTATTACAGACACTTTGATTGGAGAAGGCCTTGAGCCAAGTAAGGGCGCATTGGTTTTTGCACACTACGAAGGCTTCCTGGAAGACGGGACTAAGTTTGATTCTTCTCACGAGAAGGGAAAACCCTTTCAATTTGTCTTTGGTGTTGGGCGCGTGATTAAAGGCTGGGACCAAGGTCTTGTCGGCATGAAGGTTGGAGGAAAGCGCACACTGCATGTGCCGGCCCATTTAGCATACGGCGAAAGACAGATTGGAGCTTTTATTAAACCACATTCGAATCTCATTTTTCATATTGAGCTTTTAGAAGTTCGTCCAAGAGAATAG
- a CDS encoding response regulator, whose amino-acid sequence MTTDKKTVLIIEDDMDIRELVAEILTDEGYITKTAENGRVGLDYLIACPKDSLPDCVILDLMMPVMTGLQVMEYLLSNHANDLAKLPIIITTAKGNPKEDLVNMPANVTKIRKPMDVNELIDTVAKHSQR is encoded by the coding sequence ATGACGACCGATAAAAAGACAGTGCTGATTATTGAAGACGACATGGACATCCGTGAGCTAGTTGCTGAAATCTTAACCGATGAAGGATATATCACTAAAACGGCCGAAAATGGTCGCGTTGGACTAGACTACCTTATCGCTTGTCCAAAAGATTCACTTCCAGATTGCGTGATTCTCGATCTCATGATGCCAGTTATGACTGGACTTCAAGTGATGGAATATCTTTTAAGCAACCACGCCAATGACCTGGCGAAACTTCCCATTATTATAACAACGGCCAAAGGAAATCCAAAAGAAGACCTGGTCAATATGCCTGCCAACGTCACTAAGATTAGAAAGCCGATGGACGTTAACGAGCTTATCGATACAGTGGCCAAACACAGCCAAAGATAA
- a CDS encoding murein L,D-transpeptidase catalytic domain family protein has protein sequence MKNSFYPGLFAGLFLLFTQIAQAQSFRDYSHLDPDQLVPKNLLKEAIAYFDSHLEKIKNQRLMGVIDFKQHNSKERFYIIDMESGRVETYLTAHGKNSDPDYDGYATKFSNTPDSLMSSLGFYLTAETYNGQNGYSLRLDGLSSTNSNARARAIVIHGADYVKPGKKIGRSYGCPALEMRYHQDLIDRLKGGALLYAGLGATSLF, from the coding sequence ATGAAAAATTCATTTTATCCCGGACTCTTTGCAGGCCTTTTTCTTTTGTTCACTCAAATCGCCCAGGCGCAAAGTTTTAGAGACTATTCACATTTAGATCCCGATCAGCTTGTTCCCAAAAATTTATTAAAAGAGGCCATCGCTTATTTTGATTCTCATCTTGAGAAGATTAAAAACCAGCGCTTAATGGGTGTGATTGATTTCAAACAGCACAATTCTAAGGAACGTTTTTATATCATTGATATGGAATCAGGGAGAGTCGAAACTTACTTGACGGCCCATGGGAAAAATTCTGATCCAGATTATGATGGATATGCGACAAAGTTTTCCAATACACCAGACTCGCTGATGAGCTCCCTTGGCTTTTACCTGACGGCCGAAACATACAATGGGCAAAATGGTTATTCGCTTAGACTTGATGGGCTTTCAAGCACCAATTCAAATGCCCGCGCCCGCGCCATCGTTATTCATGGAGCAGATTACGTGAAGCCTGGGAAAAAAATCGGCAGAAGCTATGGTTGTCCGGCACTGGAGATGCGCTATCACCAGGACCTCATTGATCGTTTAAAAGGCGGGGCCCTTCTTTATGCTGGTCTTGGGGCCACATCACTTTTTTGA
- a CDS encoding methyl-accepting chemotaxis protein, translating to MKSYQHFKFSTKILLIVGISCLICSGTSIGMALYFAHADLKKGIEEKAATIHSRLEAATEFVALQGGLKPIVERMKGKYKSDTEMSDNDKLEVLKQVPIFAAMKIGAKDAEAEGYSFRVFSDEPRKKENMATDFELSIFKKFQENKELKKYVHDDGDSITVYRPVRLSESQGCMTCHGAPATSPWGNGKDILGYKMENWSDGKLHGVFAIKTDINKIAALREVDKNNLKTVLFGLVPIVVAIALAFMLIKGSLDNLKKVAEILSGVSSNVASTSQQMKSNSTDLSQSNVEQTASLQQTAASLEEVGAMIKKTSDYAGSTSKASSISREKAEKGSDIVEKMIHSMEEINHSNENIRSEIDHSNQEFSEIVKLIHDIGNKTKVINDIVFQTKLLSFNASVEAARAGENGKGFAVVAEEIGNLARVSGEAATEISGMLDNSIQTVERIVHDTKVKVDKLLTEGKTKVEYGSSVARDCGEILEEIVSNVKVTSNMALEISNASVEQSQGISEITKAMGQLDVVTQDNTHTSQELSSVADNLNNDAIELEKVVSDLLKTVNGAA from the coding sequence ATGAAGAGCTACCAGCACTTCAAGTTTAGCACAAAAATTCTTTTAATCGTAGGGATCTCATGTCTGATTTGTTCAGGGACATCCATTGGAATGGCCTTGTATTTTGCCCATGCAGATCTGAAGAAAGGAATTGAAGAAAAAGCAGCAACCATTCACTCGCGACTTGAAGCCGCCACTGAGTTTGTGGCCCTGCAAGGCGGTTTAAAACCGATTGTTGAGCGCATGAAGGGCAAATACAAGTCGGATACAGAAATGAGCGATAATGACAAATTAGAAGTCTTAAAACAGGTTCCTATTTTTGCGGCCATGAAAATTGGGGCCAAGGATGCTGAAGCGGAAGGGTATTCGTTTAGAGTGTTTTCGGATGAGCCAAGAAAAAAAGAAAATATGGCCACTGATTTTGAACTTTCTATCTTTAAAAAATTTCAAGAAAACAAAGAACTCAAAAAATACGTTCATGATGACGGTGACTCGATCACTGTATATAGGCCGGTAAGACTTTCAGAGTCTCAAGGATGTATGACTTGTCATGGCGCCCCTGCGACCAGCCCATGGGGAAATGGAAAAGATATTCTCGGTTATAAAATGGAGAATTGGAGCGATGGCAAGCTCCATGGTGTCTTTGCAATTAAAACCGATATTAATAAAATTGCAGCTCTTCGCGAAGTCGATAAAAACAACCTCAAAACGGTCTTATTTGGACTCGTCCCGATTGTCGTCGCGATTGCTCTGGCCTTTATGTTAATTAAAGGGTCTCTGGACAATTTAAAGAAAGTTGCAGAAATTCTCTCTGGAGTGAGCTCCAATGTGGCCAGCACTTCTCAACAGATGAAGTCAAACTCAACAGATTTATCTCAATCTAATGTTGAGCAGACGGCATCCCTGCAACAGACGGCCGCTTCGCTGGAAGAAGTAGGTGCGATGATTAAGAAAACTTCAGATTATGCTGGGTCAACGTCTAAAGCTTCTTCCATCTCTAGAGAAAAAGCAGAAAAAGGGAGTGATATCGTAGAGAAGATGATTCATTCGATGGAAGAGATCAATCACTCAAATGAAAATATCAGGAGTGAAATTGATCACTCTAACCAGGAGTTTTCAGAAATAGTAAAACTCATTCACGATATTGGAAATAAAACCAAAGTGATTAATGATATCGTTTTCCAGACAAAACTTCTTTCATTCAACGCTTCTGTAGAGGCGGCACGAGCGGGAGAAAATGGAAAAGGATTTGCGGTTGTCGCCGAAGAAATTGGAAACCTTGCCCGAGTCAGCGGAGAGGCAGCTACCGAAATCAGCGGTATGCTTGATAACAGTATCCAGACCGTTGAGCGTATTGTGCACGATACGAAAGTGAAAGTTGATAAACTTCTGACTGAAGGTAAAACAAAAGTGGAGTACGGAAGTTCTGTGGCCCGCGACTGTGGAGAGATTTTAGAGGAGATCGTTTCAAACGTAAAAGTGACCTCTAATATGGCCCTGGAGATTTCTAATGCCAGCGTTGAGCAGTCTCAGGGAATCAGTGAGATCACAAAAGCGATGGGACAGCTGGATGTCGTCACCCAGGATAATACGCATACATCGCAAGAGCTCTCAAGTGTAGCTGACAATTTAAATAACGATGCAATTGAACTTGAGAAAGTTGTTTCAGACCTGCTTAAAACGGTTAATGGGGCCGCTTAG
- a CDS encoding class I SAM-dependent methyltransferase — MTELRPNQSVKLLQELHILTRDGKLNQDSRRKLKQVYHLFNFIEPMLKELAEKKDDYTLVDHGAGKSYLGFIIYDLFFKSQGQGTIYGIETRDELVKKSIELARDCEFPRMKFLNLSVEASMNDSSLPGQIDMVTALHACNTATDDAIKFALQKKSQYLVLVPCCQAEVASILRKNKAQTKTSLSEIWRHPLHTREFGSQLTNVLRCLQLEAHGYQVTVTELVGWEHSMKNELIIAKFNPDTNKKKAAQRLSDILGELGLTELSERFFLPQL; from the coding sequence ATGACTGAATTAAGACCCAACCAATCTGTAAAACTGCTTCAAGAGCTGCATATTCTCACTAGAGACGGCAAGCTTAACCAGGACAGCCGAAGAAAACTCAAGCAGGTGTATCACTTGTTTAATTTTATCGAGCCGATGTTAAAAGAGTTGGCAGAAAAAAAGGACGACTATACGCTGGTTGATCACGGTGCGGGAAAATCATACCTGGGTTTTATCATTTACGATTTGTTTTTTAAAAGTCAGGGGCAAGGGACAATCTATGGGATTGAAACCCGCGATGAGCTGGTTAAAAAATCAATTGAACTTGCACGCGACTGCGAATTTCCGCGCATGAAGTTTCTCAATCTTTCGGTTGAAGCTTCAATGAACGACTCTTCCCTGCCGGGACAAATCGACATGGTCACGGCCCTGCATGCTTGCAATACGGCGACAGACGATGCAATTAAATTTGCTCTTCAGAAAAAAAGCCAGTACCTGGTGCTTGTTCCTTGTTGCCAGGCCGAAGTGGCCTCTATTTTGCGCAAAAATAAAGCGCAGACTAAAACATCATTGAGTGAAATCTGGAGACACCCTCTGCACACCAGAGAGTTTGGAAGTCAGCTGACTAATGTTCTTCGCTGTCTGCAACTTGAGGCCCATGGTTATCAAGTCACTGTGACTGAGCTTGTAGGTTGGGAGCATTCGATGAAAAATGAACTCATCATTGCTAAATTCAACCCGGATACCAACAAGAAAAAAGCGGCCCAGCGTTTAAGTGACATCCTTGGCGAATTAGGACTCACTGAACTTTCTGAGCGCTTCTTCTTACCTCAGCTCTAA
- a CDS encoding murein L,D-transpeptidase catalytic domain-containing protein — MRKILIILSIVVYSNTASAGMLSHIWDSLRTFLGLDITRTVNESVTPPGEVCSDTQGNRPTSNYPEQPSMGASPVFDEVPEEGEEKEVGFSPKDDTDADNLREELKENYKKLGGDPVALQQALCFYDKNRGINFEAAGDPSRKKGIKIQNQRYITINDMNKSYFKSRMFILDLETGKVKTYYSSHGAGGKKGVPESDAGTVETSNLDGSNASPRGFFITGSRINGSSDPKQRWKFSMKLHGLQEGVNDRSYSRAVVMHSFPDVTNDVASSDDEKPSLRTDPYPFYLSQGCTMVGPKVADEIVDTIKAPNNSSGGSLYYNYSSVEKSRGDSYCGDENLMKK; from the coding sequence ATGAGAAAAATACTAATTATTCTTTCTATTGTTGTTTACTCTAATACCGCTTCGGCCGGGATGCTCTCTCACATCTGGGACAGTTTAAGAACGTTCCTCGGTCTCGATATCACTCGCACAGTTAATGAAAGTGTGACTCCTCCAGGAGAAGTTTGCTCTGATACTCAGGGGAATAGACCGACATCTAATTATCCAGAGCAGCCGTCGATGGGTGCCTCACCTGTTTTTGATGAAGTGCCTGAAGAAGGTGAAGAAAAAGAAGTGGGCTTCTCACCCAAAGACGACACTGATGCCGACAATCTTCGCGAAGAGCTTAAAGAAAATTATAAAAAACTCGGAGGGGACCCTGTTGCCCTTCAGCAGGCCCTTTGTTTTTATGATAAAAACCGCGGCATTAATTTTGAGGCTGCCGGCGATCCTTCAAGAAAAAAAGGAATCAAAATTCAAAACCAAAGATACATTACGATCAACGACATGAACAAAAGCTACTTTAAATCGCGCATGTTCATTCTTGATCTAGAAACAGGAAAGGTGAAAACATACTATTCATCTCACGGCGCTGGTGGAAAAAAAGGTGTTCCGGAAAGTGACGCTGGAACAGTTGAAACATCAAACCTTGATGGGTCTAATGCTTCTCCTCGCGGTTTTTTTATCACAGGTTCAAGAATCAACGGCTCATCGGACCCAAAGCAGCGCTGGAAATTTTCAATGAAACTTCACGGTCTGCAAGAAGGTGTTAATGACCGCTCGTACTCAAGAGCTGTCGTCATGCACTCATTTCCAGATGTCACTAACGATGTGGCCTCAAGTGATGATGAAAAGCCAAGTTTAAGAACTGATCCTTATCCATTTTACCTGAGTCAGGGCTGTACGATGGTTGGGCCGAAAGTAGCTGATGAAATTGTCGATACAATCAAGGCCCCTAACAACAGCTCGGGTGGAAGTTTATATTACAACTACTCAAGTGTAGAGAAGTCTCGTGGTGACTCTTACTGTGGTGATGAAAACCTGATGAAGAAATAA
- a CDS encoding glutathione peroxidase produces the protein MDSKISQIEFKMADGKTTTLSAFDAKAIMVVNVASKCGLTPQYEGLETLYEKYKDKGFLVVGFPANEFAGQEPGTDEEIQKFCASSFGVKFPVAAKLVVKGEGQHPLFELLTEEKPVATMKVGGTLEAKLREHGLLNGKPGDIMWNFEKFLLDKKGNVVNRFAPDITPDDPAIAHAIESVLK, from the coding sequence ATGGACTCTAAGATCTCTCAAATCGAATTCAAAATGGCCGATGGGAAAACAACAACGCTTTCTGCTTTCGATGCCAAGGCCATCATGGTGGTGAATGTCGCTTCAAAATGTGGACTGACTCCACAGTATGAAGGATTAGAAACACTGTATGAAAAATACAAAGACAAAGGCTTTTTAGTTGTCGGTTTTCCGGCCAATGAATTTGCCGGACAAGAACCGGGGACAGACGAAGAAATTCAAAAATTCTGTGCGAGCTCTTTCGGTGTAAAATTTCCGGTTGCCGCTAAACTAGTGGTGAAAGGTGAAGGGCAACATCCATTGTTTGAACTTTTAACTGAAGAAAAGCCAGTAGCGACAATGAAAGTTGGTGGAACACTTGAAGCAAAACTTCGTGAGCACGGACTGCTTAATGGTAAGCCCGGCGATATCATGTGGAACTTCGAGAAGTTTTTATTAGATAAAAAAGGAAATGTCGTAAATCGTTTTGCTCCAGACATCACTCCAGATGATCCGGCCATCGCTCACGCTATCGAGAGTGTTTTAAAGTAA